In Cucurbita pepo subsp. pepo cultivar mu-cu-16 chromosome LG10, ASM280686v2, whole genome shotgun sequence, the DNA window ATTAAGAGTGAGATTGGAGTTAATTTAGACAAAGAGGTATGAGAAAAGggagttttgattttgttctaaaaaaattagtttctGGGTTTAAACTTGAATGTTCTTAAGCTAAATTCATCCTAGTTTCAAGCTCTTCAATTTTCGTGGAAGAATCAGGGGATGATAGAGATCGTAAACGAAGATCGAGTTGCTAGAAAGCGTGGGTAAGTctcaaagaaaaggatttgAATGGTTTTTGTTGATTCTTATTGCTTCAATTCGTTTTCGAGGGATCTACAGGATTGCACAAGGATCTGATGAGAGGTATGAAGAGCTAGAACAATAGaagaggatgatgatgatgattaagggagagaaaaaagaaacatgaagTTGATTAGAAATGATTAAGAAAcggaattaaaaatttgtagcagaagagagagagaaacagagggAAACAGAGGAAAGCAATGCAAAGGGATGAGGGATACGAGGGGGATTTGTGGAGGTAGAAAGGGACAGGATAGACATCCCACCGGAAATACGGGCGAGCCGTACACAAATCGCTGTTTATTCAGTTCGTGATATTATAATAATGCTGGAATTTAACTAACCAATGCACTACAGACACTCCTCTacttacttttctttttttttttttttttttttcttttttctttttaattttcccccctttctctttctctttcttcttcttcttcttcgtctttcTGTCATACATCACTCCTTGCAGTCGCAGTATTGCAGCGGCTGCAGTACTGCTCCAGTTCAGTCTCTGCTGCAgaagcagagagagagaaaaagggagGTGAAAATTTgttacttttgttttaattaacaCATCaaatcttgatttgatatcCCCCAAACCCATTTCTCCCTAATTCTATCTTCCCACagccaaaaataaaagaaaaatacgaAATTTGGGTGTAAGCGTAAAAGGGTCGAGCGAGACAGAgctgagagagagaaagagggagaAGGGTCAGAAGGGTGTGGAGTGTGTTGTTTTCTGAGCGAGACCCTCTTTTAGCATTAGCGAAGGTGCACCCATTTCTAAAAATGCAGGCATGAGCTCCTTCTCCTCTTACCTCgaactctttcttcttcagttTCTGAAGCTCTCTGAAACCCCTAATCTCTTCAGGCTTCTATTTAagaacttttttgttcttcttctacttttattgcacctcttttctttcttctaggGCTACGATTCAAATGGGTGCTCTCATCGATCTTAATACCactgaagaagatgaatctCCCTCTTCTGCTgcttcctctgtttcttcttcctctgcttcTGCTCTGACCTCCTCTCCTTCGCCTTCTCTTACCTCTTCTATTTGCTTGGAGCTATGGCATGCTTGTGCTGGCCCTCTCACCTCTTTGCCCAAGAAAGGGAACTTGGTTGTCTACTTGCCGCAGGGTCACTTGGAGCAGATGCAAGAATTTCCGGCTACGCCCTCTGATCTCCCTCCCCACATCCTCTGTCGCGTCATTGATGTTCAGCTTCACGTAAGCCCATTTTTCttgcttctttctcttttgggtgTGAGCTTTTTGCAGTGTTCATGATCTGTTCATCCCATTTTCCCGATTCTGCCTGATTTCTAGCAATTGAATTGGGATGATGGGGTTTCACTAACTCTTTGTAAAATGCTCTTTTAAAGCAGGCTGAGGCTGGGAGTGACGAGGTTTATGCTCAGGTTTCATTGCTTCCTGAAAACGAGGTGAGTTTCctttttccccatttttaTGTGTCGTTTCCACTCGGAGAAGATACTGTGCCCCCTccaaccaaaagaaaaggcttGAAGGGGCTGATTTTGATCATTTAGGGTGTTTTCTAGTCGAAAAGATGATATTTGAAACTCCCATAACAAGGCTTGGATGAACTCTGTTGCACAATACGAATCTTATCTCTTATTAGTAGGCTATAATTTCTGTTCTATTTGGTAATGCgcgttattttcttcttccttcaccCCTTATGCTTCTATGAATCAGATGAGAAGATTTTGTTTCTGAATATCATTCTTGTTTTACAGCAAATGGAGCACAAGATGCAGGAAGAGATGAGCAATGACATTGAGGAGGAGGATGTTGAAGAAGGTGAGAAGACCACAACACCTCACATGTTCTGCAAGACCCTTACTGCTTCAGACACCAGTACTCATGGAGGATTCTCCGTCCCCAGGCGTGCAGCGGAGGATTGCTTCCCGCCATTGGTAATTGTTAAGCTCAAGCTTTTTTGTTTAAACACTTATTGATAATTCAACATTCTCGAATCTTGTTGATTCAACAGGATTATAATCAACAGAGGCCTTCACAAGAGCTTGTTGCAAAGGATCTCCTTGGGCTAAAATGGAAGTTCAGGCACATATATCGTGGTATGACATTGGAATCTCACATATTTGGTGCCTTACGTTCGGAGATGAATCCTTTTATGCGATTACTTGACCGCAGCCGTTCGTTTTTCCTAGTATGTGCTTCTGAGTTCCCTCTCTGATTTGAGCAGGGCAGCCTAGAAGGCATTTGCTAACCACTGGATGGAGTGCATTTGTGAACAAGAAAAGGCTTGTTTCTGGTGATGCAGTGCTTTTTCTTAGGTATCTAAGACTTGGGAGCCTggttaaatttcaaactttgaGGAACACATGCCTTGTGTATGATTATCATATGCTTTTACTTATAGGGGAAACGATGGTGAATTAAGACTGGGAATACGAAGAGCTGCACAGCTTAAAAGTGGTTCtacattttctaatatttgcAGTCAGAAGCTCAATTCTAGTAGTATCATGGATGTGGTTAATGCAATATCTTCCAAAAGTTCCTTCAGCGTATGCTACAATCCTAGGTATCTAATTCTTACACCATTTGATTTAGTTCCTTCATATCGCATGGTTCTTAAGGATTTTGAATCTCTGCCTTTTTATGCAGGGCTACCTCTTCACAGTTTGTCTTGCCTTTTCATAAGTTCTTGAAGAGCATGAACCGTTCCTTCTCTGTTGGAATGAGGTTTAGGCTGAGTTTCGAAACCGAAGATGCTGCTGATCTGAGGTGTGCTATTAATGGTTTGCTGttttatagataaaatatGGTGCTGGAATCTTCACTGATATTTCCATCATACTCCTATTCACAGACACACTGGACATATAACTGGAATTGGCGATGTTGATCCTATTGGATGGCCGGGATCACGGTGGAGGTCCCTTATGGTATGAAACATTGACAACTTTTCCTTTTACACAGAAGAGTTTAAGTTCATACAGTTCTTGATAAAGTATTCATTTCTCACTAAAGTTTTGCATGGCatcttctgttttcttctgTCCAATTTTGAGAATCACAGAGGTTCAATAACGTTGATCTATACTGTCTAATCTGATGTTTTCTCAGGTGAGGTGGGACGATGGCGAAATCAACAGGCATGGCAGGGTTTCGCCTTGGGAGATCGAGCCCTCTGGTTCTGTTTCTATGTCTAGCAACTTGGTTCCACCTGGTCTGAAAAGATCCAGGATTGGTCTCTCTTCCACAAAACTAGAGTTTCCAGTTCCACGTGAGTCTGTCATTTACACCACCAGATAGTTTATAACACAAGCACTCATTTGTTCTATCTGTTATTACTTGCAGATGGGATTGGAGCAACAGACTTTGGTGAATCTTTAAGGTTCCATAAGGTCTTGCAAGGTCAAGAAATTTTAGGCTACAATACTCCCACTGACTGTGATGACAACACTCGTTATCATCCACCTGAGAAGAGGAGATTGTTGCCTGACTTACATGGTTCTGGTATAGCTCTGATGAGAAATGGTCCCAGAAACCGACTTATCAACTCCGAAACTTCCTCACGGGGTTTCGTGTTTGATGAATCCTTCCAATTCCAAAAGGTCTTGCAAGGTCAAGAAATATTTCCAGGTCCCTTTTATGGTAGGGCCATGGCCACCAATGAAGTTAAGGAAAGTGGTGGTTGCGGTCCTGTCGATGGTTTTCGATTGTCTACGACTAGAGATGGATGGCCCACGACAATGCAATGTGAAAATTTCCACACACGCTCTTCCATTCCTTCTGCTCAAGTCTCATCACCATCTTCTGTATTCATGTTTCAGCAGTCAATGGTTCCTGTTCTAAGCTTTGATTCACATAACCGTGGGATTATGAACAAAAGTACATCCCATAATTCTGGGACAGCATTTATGACCGACAATAGCATGTGTCCCACTTCATTGGGCGAGCTGAATCTGCTGGGCCTATCCCATCCTTCTACAACAACAGCTTCAGCGTTTTCAGGCAGTAAAGATCTGTCTTCAACTACCAAAGCTGGCTGCAGATTGTTTGGGTTTTCATTGACAGAGGAAAAGAATGTTGGGAATACAGACAAGGGTTCTCCAGCAACAACTCCCATTCATGCAGGAACCAC includes these proteins:
- the LOC111803782 gene encoding auxin response factor 3-like isoform X2; the protein is MGALIDLNTTEEDESPSSAASSVSSSSASALTSSPSPSLTSSICLELWHACAGPLTSLPKKGNLVVYLPQGHLEQMQEFPATPSDLPPHILCRVIDVQLHAEAGSDEVYAQVSLLPENEQMEHKMQEEMSNDIEEEDVEEGEKTTTPHMFCKTLTASDTSTHGGFSVPRRAAEDCFPPLDYNQQRPSQELVAKDLLGLKWKFRHIYRGQPRRHLLTTGWSAFVNKKRLVSGDAVLFLRGNDGELRLGIRRAAQLKSGSTFSNICSQKLNSSSIMDVVNAISSKSSFSVCYNPRATSSQFVLPFHKFLKSMNRSFSVGMRFRLSFETEDAADLRHTGHITGIGDVDPIGWPGSRWRSLMVRWDDGEINRHGRVSPWEIEPSGSVSMSSNLVPPGLKRSRIGLSSTKLEFPVPHGIGATDFGESLRFHKVLQGQEILGYNTPTDCDDNTRYHPPEKRRLLPDLHGSGIALMRNGPRNRLINSETSSRGFVFDESFQFQKVLQGQEIFPGPFYGRAMATNEVKESGGCGPVDGFRLSTTRDGWPTTMQCENFHTRSSIPSAQVSSPSSVFMFQQSMVPVLSFDSHNRGIMNKSTSHNSGTAFMTDNSMCPTSLGELNLLGLSHPSTTTASAFSGSKDLSSTTKAGCRLFGFSLTEEKNVGNTDKGSPATTPIHAGTTIGAQCPLKSPLMSKVVGSNCTKQERWDKKECHGLINLICIVMQGALQYHYANYSTYY
- the LOC111803782 gene encoding auxin response factor 3-like isoform X3 — protein: MGALIDLNTTEEDESPSSAASSVSSSSASALTSSPSPSLTSSICLELWHACAGPLTSLPKKGNLVVYLPQGHLEQMQEFPATPSDLPPHILCRVIDVQLHQAEAGSDEVYAQVSLLPENEQMEHKMQEEMSNDIEEEDVEEGEKTTTPHMFCKTLTASDTSTHGGFSVPRRAAEDCFPPLDYNQQRPSQELVAKDLLGLKWKFRHIYRGQPRRHLLTTGWSAFVNKKRLVSGDAVLFLRGNDGELRLGIRRAAQLKSGSTFSNICSQKLNSSSIMDVVNAISSKSSFSVCYNPRATSSQFVLPFHKFLKSMNRSFSVGMRFRLSFETEDAADLRHTGHITGIGDVDPIGWPGSRWRSLMVRWDDGEINRHGRVSPWEIEPSGSVSMSSNLVPPGLKRSRIGLSSTKLEFPVPHGIGATDFGESLRFHKVLQGQEILGYNTPTDCDDNTRYHPPEKRRLLPDLHGSGIALMRNGPRNRLINSETSSRGFVFDESFQFQKVLQGQEIFPGPFYGRAMATNEVKESGGCGPVDGFRLSTTRDGWPTTMQCENFHTRSSIPSAQVSSPSSVFMFQQSMVPVLSFDSHNRGIMNKSTSHNSGTAFMTDNSMCPTSLGELNLLGLSHPSTTTASAFSGSKDLSSTTKAGCRLFGFSLTEEKNVGNTDKGSPATTPIHAGTTIGAQCPLKSPLMSKVVGSNCTKVSNISARAVEAIYFA
- the LOC111803782 gene encoding auxin response factor 3-like isoform X1, with translation MGALIDLNTTEEDESPSSAASSVSSSSASALTSSPSPSLTSSICLELWHACAGPLTSLPKKGNLVVYLPQGHLEQMQEFPATPSDLPPHILCRVIDVQLHQAEAGSDEVYAQVSLLPENEQMEHKMQEEMSNDIEEEDVEEGEKTTTPHMFCKTLTASDTSTHGGFSVPRRAAEDCFPPLDYNQQRPSQELVAKDLLGLKWKFRHIYRGQPRRHLLTTGWSAFVNKKRLVSGDAVLFLRGNDGELRLGIRRAAQLKSGSTFSNICSQKLNSSSIMDVVNAISSKSSFSVCYNPRATSSQFVLPFHKFLKSMNRSFSVGMRFRLSFETEDAADLRHTGHITGIGDVDPIGWPGSRWRSLMVRWDDGEINRHGRVSPWEIEPSGSVSMSSNLVPPGLKRSRIGLSSTKLEFPVPHGIGATDFGESLRFHKVLQGQEILGYNTPTDCDDNTRYHPPEKRRLLPDLHGSGIALMRNGPRNRLINSETSSRGFVFDESFQFQKVLQGQEIFPGPFYGRAMATNEVKESGGCGPVDGFRLSTTRDGWPTTMQCENFHTRSSIPSAQVSSPSSVFMFQQSMVPVLSFDSHNRGIMNKSTSHNSGTAFMTDNSMCPTSLGELNLLGLSHPSTTTASAFSGSKDLSSTTKAGCRLFGFSLTEEKNVGNTDKGSPATTPIHAGTTIGAQCPLKSPLMSKVVGSNCTKQERWDKKECHGLINLICIVMQGALQYHYANYSTYY
- the LOC111803782 gene encoding auxin response factor 3-like isoform X4; the encoded protein is MGALIDLNTTEEDESPSSAASSVSSSSASALTSSPSPSLTSSICLELWHACAGPLTSLPKKGNLVVYLPQGHLEQMQEFPATPSDLPPHILCRVIDVQLHQAEAGSDEVYAQVSLLPENEQMEHKMQEEMSNDIEEEDVEEGEKTTTPHMFCKTLTASDTSTHGGFSVPRRAAEDCFPPLDYNQQRPSQELVAKDLLGLKWKFRHIYRGQPRRHLLTTGWSAFVNKKRLVSGDAVLFLRGNDGELRLGIRRAAQLKSGSTFSNICSQKLNSSSIMDVVNAISSKSSFSVCYNPRATSSQFVLPFHKFLKSMNRSFSVGMRFRLSFETEDAADLRHTGHITGIGDVDPIGWPGSRWRSLMVRWDDGEINRHGRVSPWEIEPSGSVSMSSNLVPPGLKRSRIGLSSTKLEFPVPHGIGATDFGESLRFHKVLQGQEILGYNTPTDCDDNTRYHPPEKRRLLPDLHGSGIALMRNGPRNRLINSETSSRGFVFDESFQFQKVLQGQEIFPGPFYGRAMATNEVKESGGCGPVDGFRLSTTRDGWPTTMQCENFHTRSSIPSAQVSSPSSVFMFQQSMVPVLSFDSHNRGIMNKSTSHNSGTAFMTDNSMCPTSLGELNLLGLSHPSTTTASAFSGSKDLSSTTKAGCRLFGFSLTEEKNVGNTDKGSPATTPIHAGTTIGAQCPLKSPLMSKVVGSNCTKGALQYHYANYSTYY